In Tubulanus polymorphus chromosome 8, tnTubPoly1.2, whole genome shotgun sequence, one genomic interval encodes:
- the LOC141909797 gene encoding uncharacterized protein LOC141909797 has translation MYKISLSISILIVSSFGFALCQTVCTDGSGTHYEGGQWVYRCTRYTCSAGRTVAISRGCDLNDGSCLRNGEITTTGCTTYRCETGNGYIALKPIQKACSLSGGGCLGVGQSITRDCVKYTCLLNGNYKTLRSTSGGCKLRTGECIQPGQTYQHGCNSYVCRGTGNNHSLMINRRGCQTNKGCARLGQTYLENCVEYICTSSNKYVYGKRIRTQCMTAHNTCVAMNSSHFPCVMRGIYRSNCQCFLNADGSVTYRATIPRSKKRAVNAENASMKI, from the exons ATGTATAAGATTAGTTTATCCATCTCGATATTGATCGTGTCTTCATTCGGTTTCGCACTTTGTCAAACAG TTTGTACCGATGGTTCGGGAACTCACTATGAAGGTGGGCAATGGGTTTATAGATGTACCCGGTATACGTGTAGCGCGGGACGAACAGTAGCGATTTCTAGAG GGTGCGATTTGAATGATGGTAGTTGTTTACGGAATGGCGAAATAACGACCACTGGTTGTACAACTTATCGATGTGAAACCGGAAACGGATACATCGCATTGAAACCAATTCAAAAAG CTTGTTCGCTGTCCGGAGGAGGATGTTTAGGAGTCGGTCAATCGATAACCAGAGACTGCGTTAAATACACGTGTCTACTAAACGGAAACTACAAAACATTGCGCAGCACTAGTGGAG GATGTAAATTGCGAACTGGGGAATGTATTCAACCAGGTCAAACCTATCAACACGGTTGTAATAGTTACGTCTGCCGTGGAACCGGAAACAATCATTCGCTTATGATAAACAGGCGAG GTTGCCAAACGAATAAAGGATGCGCTCGGTTGGGACaaacttatttggaaaacTGTGTCGAGTATATCTGCACTAGTTCGAATAAATACGTTTACGGAAAGCGCATCAGAACAC AATGTATGACGGCTCATAACACGTGCGTAGCGATGAACTCGAGTCATTTCCCGTGCGTCATGAGAGGAATCTACCGCAGCAACTGTCAATGTTTCCTCAATGCTGACGGCTCGGTGACCTACCGCGCCACTATCCCACGGTCGAAGAAACGCGCAGTGAACGCCGAGAATgcttcaatgaaaatttaa